The following nucleotide sequence is from Spirochaetota bacterium.
GGGTCGACGCGCAATAAATATCCTTCGCGCCGCTGTCCTTCAAGGCGTGAGCAGCCTCGGAGATAGATCCTGCCGTATCGATCATATCGTCCACGATGATGCAATTTTTGCCCTTCACGTCGCCAATCACATTCATAACCTCGCAGACGTTGGCTTCGGGTCTGCGCTTGTCTATAATCGCGAGGCTGGCCTTTAATCTCTTCGCTATGAATCGCGCCCTTACCACCCCCCCCGTGTCCGGGGAGACAACGACCCGGTTGTCAATTTCAAGGGAATTTAAATAATCGATCACGATCGGGGACGCCATGAGATTGTCCACGGGTATATCGAAAAAACCCTGAATCTGGTCCGAATGGAGCTCCATGGTTAAAATGCGCTTCACATTCGTGGCCTGGAGGATGTTCGCCACGACCTTCGCGGATATGGGAACCCTGGGCTCCACCTTCCTGTCCTGCCGCGCATATCCAAAATAGGGTATTACGGCGGTAATGCGCTTCGCCGATGCGCGGAAGGCCGCATCAATGAGCAACAGCAGCTCCATGAGATGATCGTTCGCCGGATTACTCGTCCCCTGAACAATGAAAAGGTCGACCTCGCGGATGTTTTCCCCGATCTTGACCGATATTTCACCGTCCCTGAACTTCTTGAGCTCCACCTCGGCGAGCTTAATACCGAGGTAACTTGCGATTTCCTCGGCGAGTTGCGTATTGGACGATCCGGATATTATTTTCATGGATCCTGTCATGGTTCTATTTTATTTCCGCGCCTTTCCTGGACTCGATACGAGCCTCGAGCACTTTGAGATCCTCGGTAGAATTAATACCGCTTCCCTCGATTGGATCCGCCAGCATCATGGCCCTCGTCTTGAATCCAGACGATCGTATATAATTAAACACGTCAGGCAGGTAATACTCACCCTGCGCATTGTTCGTGGTTATTGTCTTTAGTCCCGGAAAAAGAAACTCGGAATGGAATACATACGTTCCCGTGTTCACCTCGCGTATCCGTTTCTCCTCTTCCCCGGCGTCCTTTTCCTCGACAATCCTGACCAGCGTGCCGTCCGGTTCCTTTAGAATCCGCCCGTACCCGAAGGGATCGGGCGGTGTCATTGAAAGCACGCATGCCTTCACGCCAGGCTCTCGCGCGGCGATTACCATCTCACGCACGGTCTTCGGGCTTATCAGGGGAACGTCGCCGCACGCGATCACGACCAGGCCCCGGTAATCCGCGAGAAGGGGTTCGGCCTGCATAACCGCGTGCCCCGTCCCCTTCTGTTCATGCTGCCACACGACGCGCACCCCTTCACCCGCGGCGCGCGCCACTTCATCGCCGCGGTAGCCCACCACGGTGATGATATCGTCTATCCCCGCCTCCCTCAAACTGCGTATTACGTGGACGAGCAGGGGAATTCCGCCCAAGGGATGAAGCACCTTGGGAAGGTCCGATTTCATGCGGACCCCTTTGCCCGCAGCCAGAATTACCGCCTTTGTCATGGATACGGCCCAGTTCCTTGTAACGTGCTGAGGCGCAAGGATTCGAACCTTGGGATGCCGGGACCAAAACCCGGTGCCTTACCGCTTGGCTACGCCTCAAAGTAAAAAAATAATAGTATAAAAAGTGCATACTGTCTACATAAAATCGCAGGTATGGGCCCACGCGCCCCGTGATCGCACCGCATCCGCCGATTCCGCTGCCCGCTCGCGGGAGGTAAATAAACCAAAGACCGCCGAACCCGAACCGGTCATCGCCGCATGGACCGCGCCTCCGTGCAATAGTGCGGACTTTAGCTCCCCGATCGTTGGGTTGTCCCTGACTACAAGCGGCTCGAAATCGTTTTGCAGTAAATCGAAATTATCAATTTCAAGGTCCTGCCGGCACAGTCTCGCAAGCTCGTTGCGCTTCCGTTCAATATAACCCGGGGTTCTCATTGATTCCGTGGTCCGCCCAAGCCCCCGGTATGCCGCGGCTGTATTCACATGGGTTCCGTCGAAACCGATTACGACCGCGAAGCCTAGGTTGCACTTGACCGGGCTTA
It contains:
- a CDS encoding ribose-phosphate pyrophosphokinase, whose amino-acid sequence is MTGSMKIISGSSNTQLAEEIASYLGIKLAEVELKKFRDGEISVKIGENIREVDLFIVQGTSNPANDHLMELLLLIDAAFRASAKRITAVIPYFGYARQDRKVEPRVPISAKVVANILQATNVKRILTMELHSDQIQGFFDIPVDNLMASPIVIDYLNSLEIDNRVVVSPDTGGVVRARFIAKRLKASLAIIDKRRPEANVCEVMNVIGDVKGKNCIIVDDMIDTAGSISEAAHALKDSGAKDIYCASTHAVLSADAPVKLKNAGFKEIVVTNTIPILGNKRMDNMTVLSIAPLFGEAIRRIHNGESVSSLFI
- a CDS encoding UDP-N-acetylglucosamine diphosphorylase is translated as MTKAVILAAGKGVRMKSDLPKVLHPLGGIPLLVHVIRSLREAGIDDIITVVGYRGDEVARAAGEGVRVVWQHEQKGTGHAVMQAEPLLADYRGLVVIACGDVPLISPKTVREMVIAAREPGVKACVLSMTPPDPFGYGRILKEPDGTLVRIVEEKDAGEEEKRIREVNTGTYVFHSEFLFPGLKTITTNNAQGEYYLPDVFNYIRSSGFKTRAMMLADPIEGSGINSTEDLKVLEARIESRKGAEIK